Proteins from a genomic interval of Ferrovibrio terrae:
- a CDS encoding amidase yields the protein MSAEFRTATELVAALRSRQVSSVELTDAAIAAIEAGDGALNAVVVRDFERGRAAAKAADAALAKGQETAALLGLPVTVKESFNVAGLPTTWGIPKTEKIPVTQDAVTVARLKAAGAVVLGKTNISYLLADWQSFNDVYGTSNNPWSAAHTPGGSSGGSAAALAAGFVSLELGSDLAGSLRVPAHFCGIYAHKPSSDIIPRRGQTPPGVPVLSLAPRLDLATCGPMARSAQDLMLGLDVLAGPDDHEGTAWQLQLPVPRHASLKDYRVLVIDQHPLTPTDASVRAPLNDLAERLAAAGCKVGRSSDVVPDLALIGRMYLQALMAFIGSNMPSADYDAATGRAAALPAETDDLRSLVQRGLVMSHRDWVQADFIRTGVLDRWRRFFRDWDILVCPVMPTPALAHDHRPVAERTVMVDGRAMPYGDLPLWSSLATLSGLPSTAFPVGISAQGLPVGAQAIGPFLEDRTTIAFADLVAQAFGGFKPPPL from the coding sequence ATGTCTGCTGAATTCCGCACTGCTACAGAGCTGGTCGCCGCCTTGCGGTCCCGGCAGGTTTCCTCGGTCGAGCTGACGGACGCCGCGATTGCCGCCATCGAGGCCGGCGACGGCGCGCTGAATGCCGTGGTCGTGCGTGATTTTGAACGTGGGCGCGCAGCGGCGAAAGCTGCCGATGCGGCGCTGGCGAAGGGTCAGGAGACGGCGGCGCTGCTCGGCCTGCCGGTCACGGTGAAGGAAAGCTTCAACGTCGCCGGCCTGCCCACCACTTGGGGTATTCCGAAAACCGAAAAGATTCCTGTGACACAGGATGCCGTGACCGTGGCGCGGCTGAAGGCGGCCGGCGCGGTTGTGCTCGGCAAGACGAATATTTCCTACCTGCTGGCCGACTGGCAGTCCTTCAACGATGTCTATGGCACCAGCAACAATCCGTGGAGCGCGGCGCATACGCCCGGCGGGTCGTCGGGCGGATCGGCAGCGGCGTTGGCCGCCGGTTTCGTCTCGCTCGAACTGGGCTCTGATCTGGCGGGCTCCCTGCGAGTGCCGGCTCATTTCTGCGGTATCTATGCGCATAAGCCCAGCAGCGACATTATTCCCCGGCGCGGCCAGACCCCTCCGGGCGTGCCGGTGCTGTCGCTGGCGCCACGGCTCGATCTCGCCACCTGCGGTCCGATGGCGCGTTCGGCGCAGGACCTGATGCTCGGGCTCGATGTTCTGGCCGGACCTGATGACCACGAGGGCACGGCCTGGCAGCTGCAATTGCCGGTACCGCGTCATGCCTCGCTGAAGGACTACCGCGTCCTGGTGATCGACCAGCATCCGCTGACCCCGACAGACGCCTCGGTGCGCGCGCCGCTGAACGATCTGGCCGAGCGACTGGCTGCTGCGGGCTGCAAGGTCGGGCGCAGCAGCGATGTTGTGCCCGATCTCGCGCTGATCGGTCGCATGTATCTGCAGGCGTTGATGGCCTTTATCGGCAGCAACATGCCGTCCGCCGATTACGATGCGGCCACCGGCCGTGCAGCCGCCCTGCCGGCGGAGACTGACGATCTGCGCAGTCTGGTGCAGCGCGGGCTGGTCATGAGCCATCGCGACTGGGTGCAGGCCGATTTCATCCGCACCGGCGTCCTTGATCGCTGGCGCCGCTTTTTCCGCGACTGGGACATTCTGGTCTGCCCGGTGATGCCGACGCCGGCATTGGCGCATGATCATCGCCCTGTGGCGGAACGCACCGTGATGGTCGATGGCCGCGCCATGCCCTATGGCGACCTGCCGCTGTGGTCCAGCCTCGCCACCCTGTCTGGCTTGCCATCGACGGCGTTTCCAGTCGGGATCAGCGCGCAGGGCCTGCCGGTCGGTGCGCAGGCCATAGGGCCTTTCCTGGAGGACCGCACGACCATCGCCTTCGCCGATCTGGTTGCCCAGGCTTTCGGCGGCTTCAAACCGCCACCGCTATGA
- the thrS gene encoding threonine--tRNA ligase, with amino-acid sequence MNSFSPRFNMDTDVYDHRVLGTRLDLFHQQEEGPGMVFWHPRGFALYRVIEDYVRRRMREVGFAEIRTPQLLSYSLWEQSGHADKFANEMYRLDSRSSGGNRSFALKPMSCPCHVQVYSKSLRSVHDLPLRYCEFGACHRDEPSGALQGLMRTKSFTQDDAHIFCTEAQVEGEVQRFCELLRSIYSDFGFGAPLVFFSTRPAKRAGDDATWDRAEAALAMAARRAGIDFGIKSGDGAFYGPKLEFHLRDSHGRAWQCGTIQLDFVLPERLGADYVASDGSRQRPVMIHHAVLGSMERFIGMLLEHHKGQLPLWLAPEQITVASVTSAQEAYARKAAAALGREGYRVAVDGRPERIGRKIAEAHEQGLPLLGIAGEREMERGTLTFRRRDGRQEELTLADAARRYREEAFR; translated from the coding sequence ATGAACAGTTTCAGTCCCAGATTCAACATGGATACGGATGTTTACGACCATCGCGTGCTGGGCACGCGGCTGGATCTCTTCCACCAGCAGGAGGAAGGGCCGGGCATGGTCTTCTGGCATCCGCGCGGCTTTGCACTGTACCGCGTGATCGAGGATTACGTGCGCCGTCGCATGCGCGAGGTCGGCTTCGCGGAAATCCGCACGCCGCAGCTGCTGTCCTACAGCCTGTGGGAACAGAGCGGCCATGCCGACAAGTTCGCCAACGAGATGTACCGGCTCGACAGCCGCTCGTCGGGCGGCAACCGCAGCTTTGCGCTCAAGCCGATGAGCTGCCCCTGCCATGTGCAGGTCTATTCGAAGTCGCTGCGCTCGGTGCATGACCTGCCGCTGCGCTACTGCGAATTCGGTGCCTGCCATCGCGACGAACCTTCGGGCGCGCTGCAGGGCCTGATGCGTACCAAGAGCTTCACGCAGGATGATGCGCACATCTTCTGCACGGAGGCCCAGGTCGAAGGAGAGGTGCAGCGCTTCTGTGAGCTGCTGCGCAGCATCTACAGCGATTTCGGCTTCGGCGCACCGCTGGTGTTCTTCTCCACGCGGCCGGCGAAGCGCGCTGGCGACGATGCGACCTGGGATCGCGCGGAGGCGGCGCTGGCGATGGCGGCGCGCCGCGCCGGGATCGATTTCGGCATCAAGAGCGGCGATGGTGCCTTCTACGGCCCGAAGCTGGAATTCCATCTGCGCGACAGCCATGGCCGGGCCTGGCAATGCGGCACGATTCAGCTGGATTTCGTGCTGCCCGAACGGCTGGGCGCCGATTACGTGGCCAGCGACGGCAGCCGCCAGCGGCCGGTGATGATCCATCATGCCGTGCTGGGCAGCATGGAGCGCTTCATCGGCATGCTGCTGGAGCATCACAAGGGCCAGCTGCCGCTCTGGCTGGCACCGGAACAGATCACGGTGGCGAGCGTGACCAGCGCGCAGGAGGCCTATGCCCGCAAGGCGGCGGCCGCGTTGGGCCGTGAAGGCTACCGCGTTGCCGTCGACGGCCGGCCCGAGCGGATCGGTCGCAAGATCGCCGAGGCGCATGAACAGGGCCTGCCGCTGCTGGGGATTGCCGGCGAGCGCGAGATGGAGCGCGGCACGCTCACCTTCCGCCGCCGCGATGGCCGGCAGGAGGAGCTGACGCTGGCCGATGCGGCGCGGCGCTACCGCGAGGAGGCGTTTCGGTGA
- a CDS encoding AAA family ATPase, which translates to MIEPTLHLVCGKIAAGKSTLSAELGAAPGTVTLAEDAWLAQLYPGEILTVADYVRCAARLREAVTPHVESLLRAGLSVVLDFPANTRANRAWMRGIIDRTGAKHRLYWLDVPDEVCRARLRQRNAAGMHDFAASDAEYDAITAYFTAPQVDENFEVVHRRMA; encoded by the coding sequence GTGATCGAGCCGACCCTTCATCTCGTCTGCGGCAAGATCGCGGCCGGCAAATCCACGCTCTCAGCCGAGCTGGGTGCCGCGCCGGGTACCGTCACGCTCGCCGAGGATGCCTGGCTGGCGCAGCTCTATCCCGGCGAGATCCTGACCGTGGCGGATTATGTGCGCTGTGCTGCCCGGCTGCGCGAGGCCGTCACGCCGCATGTCGAAAGCCTGCTGCGGGCCGGCCTGTCGGTGGTGCTGGATTTTCCGGCCAATACGCGGGCCAATCGCGCCTGGATGCGCGGCATCATCGACCGGACCGGGGCGAAACACCGGCTCTACTGGCTCGACGTCCCCGACGAGGTCTGCCGCGCGCGCCTGCGACAACGCAATGCGGCCGGTATGCATGACTTCGCCGCCAGCGATGCCGAATACGATGCGATCACCGCGTATTTCACGGCGCCGCAGGTCGATGAGAACTTCGAGGTTGTGCATCGCCGCATGGCATGA
- the ybaL gene encoding YbaL family putative K(+) efflux transporter yields the protein MPHHTPLIAMIVMGLVLAFAFGAIANRLRISPLVGYLLAGVLVGPFTPGFVGDQNLANELAEIGVILLMFGVGLHFSLKDLMSVKAIAIPGAVAQIALATILGMGLSWWLGWSIAAGLVFGLALSVASTVVLLRAMQERRLIETERGRIAVGWLIVEDLAMVLALVLLPALAGIMGDGASESGKASMPTQDILMALGLTLGKVVAFVVLMLVVGRRLIPWILHYVVHTGSRELFRLAVLAIALGVAFGAAKLFGVSFALGAFFAGMIMSESALSHEAANETLPLRDAFAVLFFVSVGMLVDPRIIIENPLPVFATLFIIVIGKSLAAFVIVLLFRHPVGTALLISASLAQIGEFSFILVALGTDLKLLPAEGRDLVLAGAILSIMLNPLVFIGADRARPWFERHFDKRRGISSGPTIPTPEASVSAAVPDNEVIPQPTTLTGHVVLVGYGRVGSLVGAALRERGMPFLVIEDVDKRVAELRSQGIEVIAGNATHGGVLAAAKPGEARQLIIAIPNVFEAGVILDLARKANLGLEIIARAHADAEVDHLMTHGATTVIMGEREIARAMIERFPQAPAASVA from the coding sequence ATGCCGCATCACACGCCGCTGATTGCCATGATTGTCATGGGGCTCGTGCTCGCTTTCGCCTTTGGTGCCATTGCCAATCGTCTGCGAATCTCGCCTCTGGTGGGCTATCTGCTGGCGGGCGTGCTGGTCGGTCCGTTCACGCCGGGCTTTGTCGGCGACCAGAATCTGGCCAATGAACTGGCTGAAATCGGCGTCATCCTGCTGATGTTTGGCGTCGGCTTGCATTTCTCACTGAAAGACCTGATGTCGGTGAAGGCCATCGCCATCCCCGGCGCCGTGGCGCAGATCGCGCTCGCCACCATTCTGGGCATGGGTCTGTCCTGGTGGTTGGGCTGGTCGATCGCTGCCGGCCTGGTCTTCGGTCTCGCGCTGTCTGTTGCATCGACCGTTGTGCTGCTGCGCGCCATGCAGGAGCGGCGGCTCATCGAGACTGAACGCGGTCGCATCGCGGTCGGCTGGCTGATCGTCGAGGATCTGGCCATGGTGCTGGCGCTGGTGCTGTTGCCGGCCCTGGCCGGTATCATGGGGGATGGCGCCAGCGAATCCGGCAAGGCCAGCATGCCGACCCAGGACATTCTCATGGCGCTGGGCCTGACGCTCGGTAAGGTGGTTGCCTTCGTGGTGCTGATGCTGGTGGTCGGCCGCCGGCTGATTCCCTGGATTCTGCATTACGTCGTTCATACCGGCTCCCGCGAACTCTTCCGTCTTGCGGTGCTGGCGATTGCACTGGGCGTTGCCTTTGGCGCGGCCAAGCTGTTCGGCGTTTCCTTCGCGCTCGGTGCCTTCTTTGCCGGCATGATCATGAGCGAGTCAGCGCTGAGCCATGAAGCTGCCAACGAGACTCTTCCGTTGCGAGATGCTTTTGCCGTGCTGTTCTTCGTTTCGGTCGGCATGCTGGTCGATCCGCGAATCATCATCGAAAATCCGCTGCCGGTTTTTGCCACTCTCTTCATCATCGTGATCGGCAAGTCGCTCGCCGCCTTCGTGATCGTATTGCTGTTCCGCCATCCGGTGGGCACTGCGCTGCTGATTTCGGCATCGCTGGCGCAGATTGGCGAGTTCTCTTTCATTCTGGTGGCGCTCGGCACAGACCTGAAACTGTTGCCGGCCGAGGGCCGCGACCTGGTCCTGGCCGGCGCAATCCTGTCGATCATGCTCAATCCACTCGTATTCATCGGCGCCGACCGGGCCAGGCCCTGGTTCGAACGGCACTTCGACAAGAGGCGAGGCATCTCATCGGGGCCGACGATCCCGACACCCGAGGCTTCGGTCAGCGCTGCAGTGCCCGACAATGAAGTCATTCCGCAGCCCACGACGCTGACAGGCCATGTCGTGCTGGTCGGCTATGGCAGGGTCGGCAGCCTGGTCGGCGCGGCTCTGCGCGAGCGCGGCATGCCATTCCTGGTCATCGAGGATGTCGACAAGCGTGTTGCCGAATTGCGCAGCCAGGGTATCGAGGTGATTGCCGGCAACGCGACCCATGGCGGCGTGCTGGCTGCGGCGAAGCCGGGCGAGGCGCGTCAGCTGATCATCGCGATACCAAATGTGTTCGAGGCCGGTGTTATTCTTGATCTCGCACGCAAGGCCAATCTAGGACTTGAGATCATTGCCCGTGCTCATGCCGATGCCGAGGTCGACCATCTGATGACTCACGGGGCCACGACGGTGATCATGGGCGAGCGCGAAATCGCCCGCGCGATGATCGAGCGATTCCCGCAGGCGCCAGCCGCGTCGGTCGCCTGA
- a CDS encoding alginate export family protein, translated as MRRPLRLLTALCLATPAAFAGEDEREKPGQRLNFGDLELGLTLDAGLGLFGVTNAQNGLGSLSSHGVRQGGRRWAEGYVAPGLEAEYQLNNSTLYGGLRAAASITRGDGEAQRNAVTDMRPESLSLSEAYLGWKSGQSFAAFGEDAIDASVGRQGFLIGDGFLIADGTLDSFRRNNYVVGPREAFDRTAILRLNTAPVRADLFRLESNTDQHFMRGKDSAATALHGANVEWFTSASQDEGRREYEARQWYLGATVLTITDADEDISPARDGMNVYAVRSGGALLSAWGDGWQDAALYSEFARQRNDTAGRQLRAEAWYVEPQYTFSALPWQPRLSYRYMHFSGDSNTGDSISRGWDPLFTAGGPRGYGSWDLGEIYARYVGSNSNLNSHMVHLKLQPEADLTLGAVFYRHSYDKPDTANGVTSDRLQDEVNVYAVWATPLPGLEIAAVLGAARAGRGLRQSLGTDDATDKTTWLGQMVFSYSY; from the coding sequence ATGCGCCGTCCGCTTCGCCTTCTCACTGCCCTTTGTCTTGCCACGCCAGCTGCGTTTGCCGGCGAGGACGAGCGCGAAAAGCCCGGACAACGCCTGAACTTCGGCGACCTGGAGCTTGGCCTGACGCTGGATGCCGGACTTGGCCTGTTCGGCGTGACCAATGCACAGAATGGTTTGGGCAGTCTTTCCTCCCATGGCGTGCGCCAGGGCGGCCGCCGTTGGGCCGAGGGTTACGTCGCGCCCGGCCTGGAGGCCGAGTATCAACTGAACAACAGCACGCTGTATGGCGGCCTGCGCGCAGCCGCCAGCATCACCCGCGGCGATGGCGAGGCGCAGCGCAATGCCGTCACCGACATGCGTCCCGAGTCGCTCTCCCTGAGCGAGGCCTATCTCGGCTGGAAATCCGGACAGAGTTTTGCAGCATTCGGCGAAGACGCCATCGACGCCTCTGTCGGCCGGCAGGGTTTCCTGATCGGCGACGGATTCCTGATCGCCGACGGCACGCTGGACAGCTTCCGCCGCAACAATTATGTGGTCGGCCCGCGCGAAGCCTTCGACCGCACCGCCATCCTGCGCCTGAATACCGCGCCGGTGCGCGCCGACCTGTTCCGCCTTGAAAGCAATACCGACCAGCATTTCATGCGTGGCAAGGACAGCGCCGCCACCGCACTGCATGGCGCCAATGTCGAATGGTTTACCTCTGCCTCGCAGGATGAAGGCCGCCGTGAATATGAGGCGCGCCAGTGGTATCTCGGCGCCACCGTACTGACCATCACCGACGCCGACGAAGACATCAGCCCGGCGCGTGACGGCATGAATGTCTATGCAGTCCGCAGCGGTGGTGCTTTGCTCAGCGCGTGGGGCGACGGGTGGCAGGATGCCGCGCTCTACAGCGAGTTTGCCCGCCAGCGCAACGACACGGCCGGCCGGCAGCTGCGCGCCGAAGCCTGGTATGTCGAGCCGCAATACACCTTCTCTGCCCTGCCCTGGCAGCCGCGCCTCTCCTACCGCTACATGCATTTCAGCGGCGACAGCAACACCGGCGACAGCATCAGCCGCGGCTGGGACCCGCTGTTCACGGCAGGCGGGCCGCGCGGCTACGGCAGCTGGGATCTCGGGGAAATCTATGCCCGCTACGTTGGCAGCAATTCAAACCTGAACAGCCATATGGTGCATCTGAAGCTGCAGCCTGAGGCAGACCTCACCCTGGGTGCCGTTTTCTATCGCCACAGCTACGACAAGCCTGATACCGCCAATGGCGTGACCTCGGATCGCCTGCAGGACGAAGTGAACGTCTATGCCGTGTGGGCCACGCCGCTACCGGGGCTGGAGATTGCCGCCGTGCTGGGGGCGGCGCGCGCCGGTCGTGGCCTGCGCCAGTCGCTTGGCACGGATGACGCCACCGACAAAACCACCTGGCTCGGCCAGATGGTCTTCAGCTACAGCTACTGA
- the rph gene encoding ribonuclease PH, which translates to MRPSGRKPDQLRPIRLEPGFAKYAEGSCLIKFGETHVLCAATVEEKVPPFLRNTGRGWVTAEYGMLPRSTHTRTDREASRGKQSGRTQEIQRLVGRSLRAVTDLTGFGERQIRLDCDVLQADGGTRTAAITGSWVALHLAFAKLLKDGAIAKIPLIGQVGAVSCGLCDGVAVLDLDYPEDSTAQADANFVLTDTGAIVEVQGTAEKEPFSEAQFAAMLGLAKLGVKELMIEQRKAVGL; encoded by the coding sequence ATGCGCCCGAGTGGCCGCAAACCCGACCAGTTGCGCCCGATCCGTCTTGAGCCGGGTTTTGCCAAATATGCCGAGGGCTCCTGCCTGATCAAGTTCGGCGAGACCCATGTGCTCTGCGCCGCAACCGTCGAGGAAAAGGTGCCGCCCTTCCTGCGCAACACCGGCCGCGGCTGGGTGACAGCGGAATACGGCATGCTGCCGCGCTCGACTCATACCCGCACCGATCGCGAAGCCTCGCGTGGCAAGCAGTCGGGCCGCACCCAGGAAATCCAGCGCCTGGTCGGCCGTTCCCTGCGCGCCGTCACGGACCTCACCGGTTTTGGCGAGCGCCAGATCCGCCTCGACTGCGATGTGCTGCAGGCCGACGGCGGCACGCGCACTGCCGCCATCACCGGCAGCTGGGTGGCGCTGCATCTCGCCTTTGCCAAACTGCTGAAGGATGGTGCCATTGCCAAGATTCCGCTGATCGGCCAGGTCGGCGCGGTCAGCTGCGGCCTGTGCGATGGCGTTGCCGTGCTCGATCTCGATTATCCGGAAGACAGTACGGCGCAGGCCGATGCCAATTTCGTGCTGACCGATACCGGCGCCATCGTCGAAGTGCAGGGCACTGCCGAGAAAGAGCCGTTCTCGGAAGCACAGTTCGCCGCCATGCTAGGCCTCGCCAAGCTGGGCGTGAAGGAACTGATGATCGAGCAGCGCAAGGCGGTAGGGCTGTAA
- the rdgB gene encoding RdgB/HAM1 family non-canonical purine NTP pyrophosphatase yields the protein MVRRRFTGDTLVIASHNAGKVREIGDLIAPFKVRAISAGELDLPEPEETGMTFIANAELKALAAAQTANLPALADDSGMSVDALDGAPGIYSARWAGPSKDFGKAMQKVWTAVEEKGAEPPFGAQFVCALSLAWPDGHVESFEGIIQGKLVWPPRGLHGFGYDPMFQPVENNEMRTFGEMPAAEKHAISHRALAFRQLIDACFG from the coding sequence ATGGTGCGGCGTCGCTTCACCGGCGACACGCTGGTCATTGCCAGCCACAATGCCGGCAAGGTGCGCGAGATCGGCGACCTGATCGCGCCATTCAAGGTGCGCGCGATTTCGGCTGGCGAACTCGACCTGCCCGAACCGGAAGAAACCGGGATGACCTTTATCGCCAATGCCGAACTGAAGGCGCTGGCGGCGGCGCAGACCGCCAATCTGCCTGCTCTGGCGGATGACTCCGGCATGAGCGTCGATGCGCTCGATGGCGCGCCGGGAATATACTCCGCGCGCTGGGCCGGTCCGTCGAAGGACTTCGGCAAGGCGATGCAGAAGGTCTGGACCGCCGTGGAAGAGAAGGGAGCCGAACCGCCCTTTGGCGCGCAGTTCGTCTGCGCACTCAGCCTCGCCTGGCCCGATGGCCATGTCGAAAGCTTCGAGGGCATCATCCAGGGCAAACTGGTCTGGCCGCCGCGTGGTTTGCACGGTTTTGGCTACGATCCGATGTTCCAGCCGGTGGAAAATAACGAGATGCGCACGTTCGGCGAGATGCCGGCCGCCGAGAAGCATGCGATCAGCCATCGTGCGCTGGCCTTCCGGCAACTGATCGATGCCTGCTTTGGCTGA
- the hemW gene encoding radical SAM family heme chaperone HemW gives MPALADSEAVPRRGFGLYVHWPFCVSKCPYCDFNSHVRERVDAARWQRAYLREMKQYAEAGVGRGETVTSVFFGGGTPSLMPPDTAAAILEAARTYWRFSDDVEITLEANPNSAEAGKFAAFAQAGINRLSIGVQSFEADVLKFLGRAHDAGEARAAIAAAAKAVPRYSFDLIYARPEQSAEQWRAELREALALAGDHLSLYTLTIEPNTGFAGAVTRGALHPMPSDDQAALYDLTQEILDQAGLPAYEISNHARPGGESRHNLIYWRSGGYLGLGPGAHGRILRGDAWQATQNRRKPEVWLEQVEAQGPLGGHGRESETPVASTERAEEALMMGLRLAEGVYAANFRATTGIDLDVFVPRARSAPLEGAGLLYRDNVRIAATRDGRAVLDGLLARLLA, from the coding sequence ATGCCTGCTTTGGCTGACAGCGAAGCGGTTCCGCGACGCGGCTTCGGCCTCTATGTGCACTGGCCCTTCTGCGTCTCGAAATGCCCTTACTGCGACTTCAACAGCCACGTGCGCGAGCGCGTCGATGCCGCGCGTTGGCAGCGCGCTTATCTGCGTGAGATGAAGCAGTATGCCGAGGCCGGTGTGGGACGGGGTGAAACCGTCACCTCGGTCTTCTTCGGCGGCGGCACACCCTCGCTGATGCCGCCCGATACGGCCGCTGCGATTCTGGAGGCGGCGCGGACATACTGGCGTTTCAGCGACGATGTCGAGATCACGCTGGAAGCCAATCCTAATTCGGCTGAAGCCGGCAAGTTTGCCGCCTTCGCGCAGGCCGGCATCAACCGGCTGTCGATCGGCGTGCAGAGCTTCGAGGCCGATGTGCTGAAATTCCTCGGCCGTGCCCATGATGCTGGCGAGGCGCGCGCCGCCATCGCGGCTGCCGCCAAGGCTGTGCCGCGCTACAGCTTCGACCTGATCTATGCCCGACCGGAGCAGAGCGCCGAGCAATGGCGTGCCGAACTGCGCGAGGCGCTGGCGCTCGCCGGCGATCATCTGTCGCTCTACACGCTGACCATCGAGCCGAACACCGGCTTTGCCGGCGCCGTCACCCGGGGCGCGCTGCATCCGATGCCGTCCGACGACCAGGCCGCGCTCTATGATCTGACGCAGGAGATTCTCGATCAGGCCGGGCTACCGGCTTACGAAATCTCGAACCATGCGAGGCCGGGCGGTGAAAGCCGGCACAATCTGATTTACTGGCGCAGCGGAGGGTATCTCGGTCTCGGCCCCGGCGCGCATGGCCGCATCCTGCGGGGCGATGCCTGGCAGGCGACGCAGAACCGGCGCAAGCCGGAAGTCTGGCTAGAACAGGTCGAAGCCCAAGGTCCATTGGGGGGCCACGGCCGCGAGAGCGAGACGCCGGTGGCGTCGACCGAGCGCGCCGAGGAAGCCCTGATGATGGGCCTGCGGCTGGCCGAGGGTGTCTATGCCGCGAATTTCCGCGCCACCACCGGCATCGACCTCGATGTTTTCGTGCCGCGCGCGCGCAGCGCGCCGCTGGAGGGCGCCGGCCTATTGTATCGGGACAATGTGCGGATCGCCGCCACCCGCGACGGTCGCGCTGTGCTGGACGGGTTGCTCGCTCGCCTGCTGGCATAG
- a CDS encoding PLP-dependent aminotransferase family protein: protein MSESVFPGLSLGVQELRASEIRELLKLIARPEIISFAGGIPDPAIFPLEAIGASYQRVLADPAQAKEAFQYSISEGYVPLREWIAGYLKTHGIETGIERILITSGAQQAIDFLGRALINPGDSVVVTSPSYLGAIQVFNTYQPKFLSVPMDNEGVLLDQLEAAFKQKPKFFYLTPDFCNPAGITTSLARREAILELAHQYGVAILEDSPYEELRYENQRIPSFAALEQRYLAGPDSDGRRLVVYIGSLSKVLTPALRIGWINADPSLINKLVLLKQASDLHCSTINQMVACDIAKASHAGQVQKLRKAYKERRDVMLEALERCLPKEVSFTRPDGGMFIWLEFPEGIDGAELLAEAVKDTHVAFVPGSAFYATDAKRNTARLSFSLGEPARIREGIERLAALLQNKLRSNRAA, encoded by the coding sequence ATGTCTGAATCCGTTTTCCCCGGCCTGTCCCTTGGCGTGCAGGAACTGCGCGCCTCTGAAATCCGCGAACTGCTGAAGCTGATCGCCCGGCCGGAAATCATTTCCTTCGCCGGCGGCATTCCCGACCCCGCGATTTTCCCGCTGGAGGCCATCGGCGCATCGTATCAGCGCGTGTTGGCCGATCCGGCGCAGGCAAAAGAGGCCTTCCAGTATTCGATCAGCGAGGGCTATGTGCCGTTGCGCGAATGGATCGCCGGCTATCTGAAGACGCATGGCATCGAGACTGGCATCGAGCGCATCCTGATCACCTCGGGTGCGCAGCAGGCCATCGACTTCCTCGGTCGCGCGCTGATCAATCCTGGCGACAGCGTCGTGGTGACCTCACCGAGCTATCTCGGCGCCATCCAGGTCTTCAACACCTACCAGCCGAAATTCCTCTCGGTGCCGATGGACAATGAAGGCGTGCTGCTCGACCAGCTGGAAGCTGCCTTCAAGCAGAAGCCGAAATTCTTCTATCTCACGCCCGACTTCTGCAATCCGGCCGGCATCACCACGTCGCTGGCGCGCCGCGAGGCGATCCTCGAGCTGGCGCATCAGTATGGCGTCGCCATCCTGGAGGATTCGCCCTACGAAGAGCTGCGCTACGAGAATCAACGCATCCCGAGCTTCGCCGCGCTCGAGCAGCGGTATCTCGCCGGGCCGGATAGCGATGGCAGGCGGCTGGTGGTCTATATCGGCAGCCTGTCGAAGGTACTGACGCCGGCGTTGCGCATCGGCTGGATCAACGCCGATCCGTCGTTGATCAACAAGCTGGTACTGCTTAAGCAGGCGTCCGACCTGCATTGCAGCACGATCAACCAGATGGTCGCCTGCGACATTGCCAAGGCGTCGCATGCCGGTCAGGTGCAGAAGCTGCGCAAGGCCTACAAGGAACGCCGCGATGTGATGCTGGAGGCACTGGAGCGCTGCCTGCCCAAGGAAGTGAGCTTCACGCGCCCCGATGGCGGCATGTTCATCTGGCTGGAATTTCCCGAGGGCATCGATGGCGCCGAACTGCTGGCCGAAGCGGTGAAGGATACGCATGTGGCCTTCGTGCCCGGTTCGGCCTTCTATGCCACCGATGCGAAGCGCAACACGGCGCGGCTCAGTTTCTCGCTGGGCGAACCGGCGCGCATCCGCGAAGGCATCGAGCGGCTGGCTGCCCTGCTGCAGAACAAGCTGCGCTCTAACCGCGCGGCTTAG